The Punica granatum isolate Tunisia-2019 chromosome 4, ASM765513v2, whole genome shotgun sequence genome has a window encoding:
- the LOC116205594 gene encoding transcription factor TCP4, with protein sequence MGIMKGSGGGGGGEIVQVQGGHIVRATSRKDRHSKVYTSKGPRDRRVRLSAHTAIQFYDVQDRLGFDRPSKAVDWLIRKAKSSIDKLADLPPWHPNSTSTAGPTAAATSSSGEMPLAEQPELAGGYAGAGSSSFMPPPPQLDDSDTMKLFFPTSNAEPSQSISFTGYSVPHEMVARAPQQSEDLGLSLHSFQDSSGGLQSSSSRALFVGTGADAFEPGCSHYPRMMGWGGDAGTEEGRGGSSQGFFMNQGGGSALMMVNPQRGPLQSSFTGGFDELPIAIPSDNHHQKPPVVAVHQPPFFGGRLGSDSLSGFYFPTRVHGSSGNEEPSGIVSGRPSSSASPSSSHR encoded by the coding sequence ATGGGAATTATGAAGGGCAGTGGcggcggcggaggaggagAGATAGTCCAAGTCCAGGGCGGCCACATCGTCCGCGCCACCAGCCGCAAGGACCGCCACAGCAAGGTCTACACCTCCAAGGGTCCCCGGGACCGCCGAGTCCGCCTCTCCGCCCACACCGCCATCCAGTTCTACGACGTCCAGGACCGCCTTGGTTTCGACCGCCCCAGCAAGGCCGTCGACTGGCTCATCAGGAAGGCCAAGTCCTCCATTGATAAGCTCGCCGATCTCCCTCCCTGGCACCCCAACTCCACCTCAACTGCTGGTCCTACCGCCGCCGCCACCTCCAGTTCCGGAGAAATGCCCCTCGCCGAGCAGCCAGAGCTGGCGGGTGGGTATGCCGGCGCTGGTTCCTCCTCGTTCATGCCACCTCCTCCGCAGCTGGATGACTCCGATACCATGAAGCTGTTCTTCCCGACTAGCAACGCAGAACCGTCACAGTCCATCAGCTTCACTGGGTACTCCGTTCCACACGAGATGGTGGCTAGAGCCCCACAACAAAGCGAGGATCTCGGACTCTCCCTTCATTCCTTCCAGGACAGCTCCGGCGGCCTCCAATCTTCCAGCAGTCGGGCCCTTTTCGTGGGTACGGGCGCTGATGCTTTTGAGCCAGGTTGCAGTCATTACCCAAGAATGATGGGCTGGGGTGGAGATGCGGGCACGGAAGAGGGCCGAGGAGGGTCGAGCCAAGGGTTTTTTATGAACCAGGGCGGCGGCTCGGCCTTGATGATGGTTAATCCACAGAGGGGACCCCTTCAGTCCAGCTTCACAGGTGGTTTCGATGAATTGCCCATTGCTATACCATCCGATAATCACCATCAGAAGCCACCAGTGGTGGCGGTTCATCAACCTCCTTTTTTCGGCGGGCGGCTCGGTTCGGACAGTCTGTCTGGGTTTTACTTCCCCACTCGGGTTCACGGCAGCAGCGGCAATGAGGAGCCCAGTGGAATTGTCTCCGGCAGACCATCATCCTCCGCTTCTCCGAGCTCCAGTCACCGCTAA
- the LOC116202759 gene encoding RING-H2 finger protein ATL40-like produces the protein MDDGQDDNFRPIFPHRSNPYDLNSKIMLTAIVSLMIVVVLVVILHVYARCIMGRQARRRAALHSLSLRVARLHSAEQEPTKAGLDPAVIPTLPVFKFKGAGNGDEEEPVRPECAVCLSSLEDEDMVRLLPNCNHIFHPECIDMWLSSHTTCPICRTEAKPQLQSEPREPPSRAPAQPQLLNGLNANLYFVEGTSDGSAQALNKSTGGSSSRFNSFRRILTRERSSQRIQSCGLDDDIEDPESQRL, from the coding sequence ATGGATGATGGCCAAGACGATAACTTCCGGCCGATCTTTCCTCATAGGTCGAACCCTTACGACCTCAACAGCAAGATCATGCTAACAGCTATAGTCTCGTTGATGATAGTGGTCGTGCTGGTGGTCATCCTCCACGTATATGCGAGGTGCATCATGGGCCGCCAGGCCCGCCGCCGAGCCGCCCTTCACAGCCTCAGCCTCAGGGTGGCCCGCCTCCACTCAGCTGAGCAGGAGCCCACCAAGGCTGGCCTTGACCCGGCTGTCATCCCCACTCTGCCTGTGTTTAAGTTCAAAGGAGCTGGAAACGGAGACGAAGAGGAGCCGGTAAGGCCAGAGTGCGCGGTTTGCTTGAGCTCCCTAGAGGATGAAGATATGGTTAGGCTGTTGCCGAACTGCAACCACATTTTCCACCCAGAGTGTATCGACATGTGGCTCAGCTCACACACCACGTGCCCCATTTGCCGGACCGAGGCCAAGCCGCAACTCCAGTCCGAGCCACGCGAGCCTCCCTCCCGGGCCCCAGCTCAGCCTCAGCTACTCAATGGCCTGAACGCTAACTTGTACTTCGTGGAAGGTACGTCGGACGGTTCAGCTCAAGCCCTGAACAAGAGCACCGGTGGGTCCAGCTCACGATTCAACTCGTTCCGAAGGATACTGACTCGGGAGAGATCATCGCAGAGGATCCAGTCCTGCGGCCTAGACGATGACATAGAGGATCCTGAGAGCCAGAGGCTATGA